Part of the Woronichinia naegeliana WA131 genome, AGGTATATACAGAATTCGTTGATCCTCCGTGATAACGAGATTGTTTCTTTTTTTGTGTTTAAAAGCCGTTTCTAGAGAAAATTATAGAAAAATGGAAGAAAAGCGTCCTTCTCTCAATGACATTAAACAATTAAGTCTCTCTATTCCTTTTTTTAAAGGGTTAGCAGAAGATAGTCTAGAAAAGGCCATTACCCATATTGTTATTCGCGAGCATCCGGCCAATCAAGTGATTCTACTGGAAAATGATTGGGGCGGTTCAGTCTATTTCATTATGAATGGCTGGGTTAAAATCCGTACTCATAACGCGGATGGCAAGGAAATAACCTTAAATATTGTCGGTACGGGAGAAATTATTGGTGAGATGGCCGCCTTGGAAGAGGCTCCCCGTTCTACGGATGCCATTACCTTAACACCCACTAAGGTTTGTAGTATTCCCGCCCAGGATTTTTGTGCCGTACTGGCAACTGAACCCAGTGCCGGAATTCGGTTGGCCCAATTAATTGCCAAACGCCTACGACAACTGAATCGACGCTTACGACTACGGGAAGCCGAAAGTATTGCCAGAGTAGCAGATGCCCTATTATTTTTAGCGGAAGGCCAAGGCAAAAGTACCAAACAGGGAATTGATATTCCTAATTTTCCCCATCGAGAGTTAAGTAGTATTAGTGGACTGGCGAGAGAGACCGTCACCAGAACATTGACCAAGCTAGAAAAAAAGGGTTTAATTATTCGCGAAACCGATCGGCTCTGTATCCCTGATCTCTACGCCCTAGAAGAAGTAATTACCTGATATTCATCAGTATTTTTGACTCGTGATTTTTTCCCTGATCCTATGCCAACCGAATTAAATTCAGAAACACCTTGCTTTGATGATGATGAGACTAACTGGGTTGATCAGGGTTGGGATACTTTGCCCACAAATACAGCTATGCCTGATTTAGGGAGAGTAGAAACGGTAAAACATCAGCGATCGCCGTTAAAATCCCTCAAAACCTTAGCAATGGTGGAGAGTGCCTTTTTAGCGAGTACGGCTAGTTTAATCTGGCTCATTAATTATTATTTTCCCCTTGGCCCCGTTTTAACCATTTTTTTCCCGATCCCTTTGGCCCTGGTTTATTTACGTTGGGGGCCGAAGACAGCAATTAAGGGGGTGATTGCGGCAGTTTTACTGCTATCGGTGTTGATGGGGCCGACCCGTAGCATTGTCTTTTTAATGCCCTACGGCTTAATGAGTTTACAGCTAGGTTTTTGTTGGCAGCGCAATGCGCCCTGGTTTTTTTCCATCCTATCGGGAGGATTAATTGGGGCTTTTGGTTTTTTCTTTCGCTTCTGGTTATTTTCAATCCTGTTAGGGGAAGATCTTTGGCGGTACGTGATTACGCAAATTACCAATCTTTTAGACTGGGTTTTTCTGAAACTGAACCTCTTAGCGCAACCTGATTTTATGCTCGTTCAGGCGATCGCGGTAGGTATGATTTTGCTCAACAGTCTGTTTTATCTGGTCGCTGTTCACCTAATGGCTCTTTTAATTTTGGATCGGATCGGCAATCGGATTCCCCGTCCCCCCCGTTGGGTCTCAGTGATTTTAGATTACGAGTAAGGAGGGGAAAGTTTTTAGAACCTTAGAAAAACCAGCCGTAGGAATGGAGTCCTTTGCCCAGTAAATTTACGCCGAGATAGCAAATCCAAACCACCATAAAACCACTGGCAGCCAGAATAGCCGGTTTACGACCTTGCCAACCTTTGGTAATCCGGGCGTGGAGATAGGCGGCAAACACGAGCCAGGTAATCAAGGCCCAGGTTTCTTTGGGATCCCAACTCCAGTACGATCCCCAAGCTTCGTTGGCCCAAACGGCTCCAGCAATAATGCCAATGGTCAGGAGGGGAAAACCTAAGCCAATAATGCGGTAACTAATGTTGTCCAAGGTATCCGCTAAGTTAAGCAGTTGAGGAGCAAGAGTCACATTTTCTGATTGGGGTTTTTCTAAAACGGCAACTCCTCCGCTATCGGCCATTAAGGCAGGTTTGGCATTAACTAAATTGGCCATTGCTGTCAGTTTTTGACCGGGACGATAACTCCCTGTCCCCACAGAACTGCCCCGCAACTCAACCGTTTGTCCCCTGGTTACAACTAAAAAGGCGATCGCTAGTAAGGAACCGACCATTAGAGCAGAATAACTAATCATCATGACGCTAACGTGCATCATCAACCAATTTGATTTCAGAGCCGGTACCAGGGGAGCCGAAAGTCGCATATCAGAAGGCAAAGTGAGGGCTGCAAAAGCTGTAATGGCCATGGCCACAGGGGTTGTAACCACGCCGACTAAATGACTGCGACTCATGTTTTCCGCAATCAGGTGAACGGTTGTCAGGCCCCAAGCCAGGAAAAAGAGGGATTCGTAGAGGTTACTAATGGGAAAATAGCCCGCTTCCAACCATCTGGCTCCTAACAGGGCGGCCATACATAAATTGGCGATCGCGACTCCAATGCTTCCGAGGGTTGCTAACCAGGGTTGGGGAAAGGCTGCACCGGCCCAATAGACCAGCATGGTGACAAAAAGAATTAAAAAAGAAAGATTATCGAGCAGATTTTCGAGACTAACTAAATTCA contains:
- a CDS encoding DUF2232 domain-containing protein; translated protein: MPTELNSETPCFDDDETNWVDQGWDTLPTNTAMPDLGRVETVKHQRSPLKSLKTLAMVESAFLASTASLIWLINYYFPLGPVLTIFFPIPLALVYLRWGPKTAIKGVIAAVLLLSVLMGPTRSIVFLMPYGLMSLQLGFCWQRNAPWFFSILSGGLIGAFGFFFRFWLFSILLGEDLWRYVITQITNLLDWVFLKLNLLAQPDFMLVQAIAVGMILLNSLFYLVAVHLMALLILDRIGNRIPRPPRWVSVILDYE
- the ccsB gene encoding c-type cytochrome biogenesis protein CcsB, with translation MNLVSLENLLDNLSFLILFVTMLVYWAGAAFPQPWLATLGSIGVAIANLCMAALLGARWLEAGYFPISNLYESLFFLAWGLTTVHLIAENMSRSHLVGVVTTPVAMAITAFAALTLPSDMRLSAPLVPALKSNWLMMHVSVMMISYSALMVGSLLAIAFLVVTRGQTVELRGSSVGTGSYRPGQKLTAMANLVNAKPALMADSGGVAVLEKPQSENVTLAPQLLNLADTLDNISYRIIGLGFPLLTIGIIAGAVWANEAWGSYWSWDPKETWALITWLVFAAYLHARITKGWQGRKPAILAASGFMVVWICYLGVNLLGKGLHSYGWFF
- a CDS encoding Crp/Fnr family transcriptional regulator, producing the protein MEEKRPSLNDIKQLSLSIPFFKGLAEDSLEKAITHIVIREHPANQVILLENDWGGSVYFIMNGWVKIRTHNADGKEITLNIVGTGEIIGEMAALEEAPRSTDAITLTPTKVCSIPAQDFCAVLATEPSAGIRLAQLIAKRLRQLNRRLRLREAESIARVADALLFLAEGQGKSTKQGIDIPNFPHRELSSISGLARETVTRTLTKLEKKGLIIRETDRLCIPDLYALEEVIT